The following coding sequences lie in one Arachis ipaensis cultivar K30076 chromosome B05, Araip1.1, whole genome shotgun sequence genomic window:
- the LOC107643036 gene encoding acid beta-fructofuranosidase, with amino-acid sequence MGTSTNNNDSSNDIPCSYIPVPDSLDAAEAMAEPRRQVKGLLVIFCGLLVLFSLVAFNGSYRGSNNAHEQASLATALTSIVDEKSTSSETVPSSLTWQQAVSRGVSAGVSEKSNRLFSSNNGEMYPWNNSMLSWQRTAFHFQPEKNWMNDPNGPLYYKGWYHFFYQYNPNAAVWGDIVWGHAISRDLIHWQHLPLAMVADQWYDKNGVWTGSATILPNGKIIMLYTGSTNESVQVQNLAYPADPSDPLLIDWVKYPSNPVLFPPPGIGATDFRDPTTAWLTSQGKWRITIGSKLNKTGIALVYDTLDFKTYEQIEGFLRAVPTTGMWECVDFFPVSKEVENGLNTSVNGAGVKHVMKVSLDDDRHDYYAIGSYDEKNVKFIPDDVDNDVGVGLRYDYGVFYASKTFFDDSKRRRVLWGWIGESDAEYADVAKGWASLQGIPRTVALDTKTGSNLIQWPVAEVESLRLRSDEFKDLKAKPGSVVPIDVGTATQLDIVAEFEIEKEELEKATSESNVDYYSCESSGGAAKRGALGPFGLLVLADDGLSEYTPVYFYVVKGSDGNLKTSFCSDQSRSSVASDVVKKTFGSLVPVLEGEKFSVRILVDHSIVESFAQGGRTTVTSRVYPTRAIYGAARLFFFNNATAASVTASLKVWQMNSAFIRPYNPDQTN; translated from the exons ATGGGAACTTCTACTAATAATAACGACTCTTCTAATGATATTCCATGTTCTTACATACCCGTGCCGGATAGCCTCGATGCGGCTGAGGCTATGGCGGAACCGCGGAGACAGGTGAAGGGGTTGCTTGTGATTTTTTGTGGGCTTTTAGTACTTTTTTCGTTGGTGGCCTTCAATGGGTCTTATAGGGGATCCAATAATGCCCATGAACAAGCGTCATTGGCAACAGCATTAACAAGCATTGTTGATGAAAAATCTACATCATCAGAAACAGTACCTTCTTCTTTAACATGGCAGCAAGCAGTGTCTCGCGGTGTGTCTGCTGGTGTGTCAGAGAAGTCCAACAGGCTATTCAGCAGCAACAATGGTGAAATGTATCCGTGGAACAATAGCATGTTATCGTGGCAGAGAACAGCTTTTCATTTTCAGCCTGAGAAGAATTGGATGAACG ATCCTAATG GTCCACTATACTACAAGGGATGGTATCACTTCTTCTACCAGTACAATCCAAACGCAGCCGTATGGGGAGACATAGTTTGGGGACACGCCATCTCAAGGGACTTGATTCACTGGCAACACCTTCCACTTGCTATGGTTGCTGACCAATGGTACGACAAGAACGGCGTTTGGACCGGCTCCGCCACCATCTTACCCAACGGCAAAATCATCATGTTGTACACTGGTTCCACCAACGAGTCAGTGCAGGTTCAAAACCTTGCATACCCTGCTGATCCATCTGATCCCCTCCTCATTGATTGGGTCAAGTACCCTTCCAACCCTGTCTTGTTCCCTCCACCTGGCATTGGTGCCACTGACTTTCGTGACCCAACTACCGCTTGGCTTACCTCCCAAGGCAAGTGGCGTATCACCATTGGATCCAAGCTTAACAAAACTGGCATTGCTTTGGTTTATGACACCCTGGACTTCAAGACCTACGAGCAGATAGAGGGCTTCCTTCGTGCTGTTCCTACAACCGGCATGTGGGAGTGTGTTGACTTTTTCCCTGTTTCCAAGGAGGTTGAGAATGGCTTGAACACTTCTGTTAATGGGGCGGGTGTGAAGCATGTCATGAAGGTTAGTTTAGATGATGACAGGCATGATTACTATGCAATTGGCAGCTATGATGAGAAGAATGTCAAGTTCATACCAGATGATGTTGACAACGATGTTGGTGTTGGATTGAGGTATGATTATGGTGTGTTCTATGCGTCCAAAACTTTCTTTGATGATAGCAAGAGAAGGAGAGTGTTGTGGGGTTGGATTGGAGAGTCTGATGCTGAATATGCTGATGTTGCCAAAGGCTGGGCTTCACTTCAG GGTATTCCGAGAACAGTGGCACTTGATACGAAAACAGGTAGCAACTTAATTCAATGGCCTGTTGCGGAGGTGGAGAGCTTGAGACTGAGAAGCGATGAGTTTAAGGATTTGAAGGCAAAGCCAGGATCCGTGGTCCCAATAGATGTTGGGACAGCTACACAGCTTGATATTGTAGCTGAATTTGAGATTGAAAAGGAAGAGTTGGAGAAGGCAACAAGCGAGTCTAATGTGGACTATTACAGTTGCGAGAGCAGCGGTGGAGCAGCAAAGCGTGGTGCCTTGGGACCTTTTGGTCTTTTGGTTCTTGCAGATGATGGGCTTTCTGAGTACACTCCAGTGTACTTCTATGTGGTTAAAGGAAGTGATGGAAATCTCAAGACTTCATTCTGCTCCGATCAGTCAAGGTCGTCTGTGGCAAGCGATGTAGTAAAGAAAACATTTGGAAGCTTGGTTCCAGTACTTGAAGGTGAAAAGTTTTCTGTGAGGATATTGGTGGACCATTCAATAGTGGAAAGCTTTGCGCAAGGTGGAAGGACCACGGTGACATCAAGGGTGTACCCAACAAGGGCAATCTATGGAGCTGCTAGGTTGTTCTTCTTCAATAATGCAACTGCTGCTTCTGTTACTGCTTCACTCAAAGTTTGGCAGATGAATTCTGCATTCATAAGACCTTACAACCCTGACCAGACCAACTAG